One stretch of Nocardia mangyaensis DNA includes these proteins:
- a CDS encoding RNA-guided endonuclease InsQ/TnpB family protein, with product MHRCYRLDVQLRYRYRVYPTPEQQNALAQSFGCARVVFNDCLRLRQDAHKAGVRISDTEVQKRVITLAKKSPERSWLAEVASVVLVQACGDARRAYRNWFDSLSGKRKGRRVGPPRFRSRRDSLQSIRLTRNGFSIRANRRLYLAKVGELAVRWSRELPSDPSSVTIIRDSTGRYFASFVVDTDDSPMPPSDSEVGIDLGLETFAVLSDGRTISSPRFLRRAARRLRVAQQGLSRKRVGSQNRNKQRIRVAKAHAAVADARRDWAHKQSTAIIRENQAVFVEDLCVSGMARSRLAKSIHDAGWSMFINMLEYKANRYGRAFWKVERFYPSSQICSACGVRSGRKQLSIRKWACSACHSVHDRDHNAAKNIHAAGRAEWQNACGESVSLTA from the coding sequence ATGCATCGCTGCTATCGTCTCGACGTGCAGTTGCGTTATCGATACCGTGTGTATCCGACGCCCGAGCAGCAGAACGCGCTCGCCCAGTCGTTCGGATGCGCACGTGTCGTATTCAACGATTGCCTCAGGCTGCGGCAGGACGCTCACAAGGCGGGTGTGAGGATCTCCGATACCGAGGTTCAGAAGCGAGTCATCACCCTTGCGAAGAAGTCACCCGAGCGCTCATGGCTCGCAGAGGTGGCGTCAGTGGTCTTGGTCCAAGCGTGCGGAGACGCGCGTCGGGCCTATCGCAATTGGTTCGACTCGTTGTCTGGGAAGCGAAAGGGTCGCAGAGTCGGCCCTCCTCGGTTCCGGTCCCGCAGAGACTCCCTGCAGTCGATCCGGCTCACCCGCAACGGATTCAGCATCAGGGCGAATCGACGCCTCTATCTCGCGAAGGTCGGGGAACTCGCAGTTCGGTGGTCTCGCGAGCTCCCTTCGGATCCGTCATCGGTGACGATCATTCGCGACAGCACGGGACGGTACTTCGCGTCGTTCGTGGTCGACACGGACGACTCGCCGATGCCCCCGTCCGACTCCGAAGTGGGCATCGACCTCGGACTGGAAACATTCGCGGTGCTCTCGGATGGAAGAACGATCAGTTCACCCAGATTCCTGCGGCGCGCGGCCAGGCGTCTCCGGGTCGCGCAGCAGGGACTGTCCCGCAAACGAGTCGGCAGCCAGAACCGGAACAAGCAACGCATCCGTGTTGCGAAGGCTCACGCGGCCGTTGCCGACGCCCGTCGCGACTGGGCGCACAAACAGTCCACTGCGATCATCCGCGAGAACCAAGCGGTGTTCGTCGAGGACTTGTGCGTATCCGGTATGGCCCGATCGCGACTGGCGAAATCGATCCACGATGCTGGATGGAGCATGTTCATCAACATGCTGGAGTACAAGGCCAACAGATACGGTCGGGCCTTCTGGAAGGTCGAACGCTTCTATCCGTCGAGCCAGATATGCAGCGCCTGCGGCGTACGGAGCGGCAGGAAGCAGCTCTCGATACGCAAGTGGGCGTGTTCGGCCTGCCACTCGGTACACGACCGCGACCACAATGCCGCCAAGAACATCCACGCCGCCGGACGGGCGGAGTGGCAAAACGCCTGCGGAGAGTCCGTCAGCCTTACCGCCTAG
- a CDS encoding glutaminyl-peptide cyclotransferase — protein sequence MNRIGTSLAIAVLVSLLAATACGAAEEPGPPRWRVEVIGSSPHDPEAFTQGLEVVDGIRYESTGMWGVSSARATDQDTGVERARADLPAEMFGEGMTKAGDIVWQITWKDGIAFARDPETLAETGRVTYEGEGWGLCAQPDRLVMSDGTDTLTFRDRATFARTGSVTLSGHSRLQPNELDCAPDGTVYANNYPSDEILRIDPGTGQVLAVIEAGGLLSPAERAGTDVLNGIAHLPGTDRFLLTGKYWPRLFEVRFVPK from the coding sequence ATGAACCGCATCGGGACTTCGTTGGCCATCGCTGTGCTGGTCAGCCTGCTCGCCGCGACCGCCTGTGGGGCCGCCGAGGAGCCGGGCCCGCCGCGCTGGCGCGTCGAGGTGATCGGCTCGTCACCGCACGATCCGGAGGCCTTCACCCAGGGGCTGGAAGTCGTCGACGGCATTCGCTACGAGAGCACCGGCATGTGGGGCGTGTCGAGCGCGCGAGCCACCGACCAGGACACCGGCGTCGAACGGGCCCGCGCGGATCTGCCCGCCGAGATGTTCGGCGAGGGCATGACCAAGGCGGGTGACATCGTCTGGCAGATCACCTGGAAGGACGGCATCGCCTTCGCCCGAGACCCGGAGACCCTGGCCGAAACCGGCCGGGTGACCTACGAGGGCGAGGGCTGGGGCCTGTGTGCTCAGCCCGACCGACTGGTGATGAGCGACGGCACCGACACCCTCACCTTCCGCGACCGGGCGACCTTCGCGAGAACCGGCTCGGTGACCCTGTCCGGCCACTCCCGCCTCCAGCCCAACGAACTCGACTGTGCCCCCGACGGCACCGTCTACGCCAACAACTACCCCTCCGACGAGATCCTGCGCATAGACCCCGGCACCGGCCAGGTCCTCGCGGTCATCGAGGCCGGCGGGCTGCTCTCCCCTGCCGAACGCGCGGGCACCGATGTCCTCAACGGCATCGCGCACCTCCCGGGAACCGACCGATTCCTGCTCACCGGCAAGTACTGGCCACGACTGTTCGAAGTGCGATTCGTCCCGAAATAG
- a CDS encoding sacsin N-terminal ATP-binding-like domain-containing protein, with translation MLAAWRDSPTRLREDSASEADLVAAGYRDRVLTELAQNAADAAAKAGVAGELTVRVLDGRLHVANTGVPLSVAGVHALTALRASGKSGTAQVGRFGVGFTAVRSIGDEIEVRSTTGSIRFSRAATRNALHDTGIRIPDDLAAIAPPALRLAWPVPTTPVAGADTEIVVHLRDDIDPAALLAAMRVEAPDLLLELPALQRIRIGDDEFTSTVTTLTAGAARDAGADPVFAVGALTELTIALPSGARRTWWQYRTPRARWLLPLQNGRPVPAAPDVLRAPTRSDEGLSLPALLVADIPMQPDRRRLLPGARLSELAEGYADFARALPPRDRLTLVPTPAFARSEADGLLREAVIAELRTHPWLPVCAPASAPPGVGESAQGAANLAASATTVGPGHSETPDLADLFASDEPAMRPAPSNAPDLFASAVPAEGPRAAVFDSSAPCSPPTRASAFPDLTPELAELLTEITGPLVIPELSGRPYQDKLSVLDVHRLGPAALAELSSGLDREPRWWRRFYAALEPFVVDTRTAEEFGALAVPLADGRLVTGPRTVVLDDQLTVAVPVHWARLAHPDATHPLLARLGARSASAEDLLTDPGLRDLLEQDPADPDTVTAVLHLARFASSAALPPWLGLLELSDDTGEPRPADELLLPGAPLADVLVADSPFGIVAETTVAEYGEQALRAIGVGWDLAVLTDPDPIGPDHDLDDEQSWWDSLATDPRELVAVRDLDLVDDHRWPQALRHLLATGRTRALLADRDGYTAWWLHHHAHLDGIPLGRLRHPDDAEFAGLLPVFDADGIHGTDLDALRPLLVHPDVMSAELAEELLDALADPAKTPAPEVIARTHTRLAEAVASGALDPRELDLPEQVRALSGAVVDAGTAMVLDEPCFGLVVPPGRLVVGDSAHAEALATLLDLPLASEQISAEVLGAGRHSTWAAEPLGVVLRQLWSPPDTTGALVLHDSLEVHLRGAISGTVRVPWWRADGVVHVQVPRVG, from the coding sequence GTGCTTGCCGCGTGGCGGGATTCGCCGACGCGGTTGCGGGAGGACAGTGCGAGTGAGGCGGATCTGGTGGCCGCGGGCTACCGGGATCGGGTGCTCACCGAGCTCGCACAGAACGCGGCCGATGCCGCGGCGAAGGCCGGTGTCGCGGGTGAGTTGACCGTTCGGGTGCTCGACGGGCGGTTGCATGTCGCGAATACCGGTGTCCCGCTGAGTGTTGCGGGCGTGCACGCGCTCACGGCACTGCGGGCCTCCGGTAAGTCCGGCACCGCCCAGGTGGGGCGGTTCGGGGTCGGGTTCACCGCGGTGCGGTCGATCGGGGACGAGATCGAGGTGCGCTCGACAACCGGATCGATCCGGTTCTCTCGCGCGGCGACCCGGAACGCGCTGCACGACACCGGAATCCGCATTCCCGATGATCTCGCGGCGATCGCCCCACCGGCGCTGCGCCTGGCCTGGCCGGTGCCGACGACCCCCGTCGCCGGCGCCGACACCGAGATCGTCGTCCACCTGCGCGACGACATCGACCCGGCCGCCCTCCTCGCCGCCATGCGCGTCGAAGCGCCCGACCTGCTGCTGGAACTACCCGCCCTGCAACGCATCCGCATCGGCGACGACGAATTCACCAGCACGGTAACCACCCTCACCGCCGGTGCTGCCCGTGACGCCGGAGCTGACCCCGTCTTCGCTGTCGGCGCGCTCACAGAGCTGACGATCGCCCTCCCCTCCGGTGCCCGCCGAACCTGGTGGCAGTACCGCACCCCCCGCGCCCGCTGGCTCCTGCCGCTCCAGAACGGCCGCCCCGTCCCCGCCGCCCCGGACGTCCTGCGTGCCCCCACGCGCTCCGACGAGGGCCTCTCCCTCCCCGCACTCCTCGTCGCCGACATCCCCATGCAGCCGGACCGCCGCCGCCTCCTCCCCGGCGCCCGCCTCTCCGAACTCGCCGAAGGTTACGCGGACTTCGCCCGAGCCCTCCCACCTCGCGACCGCCTGACCCTCGTCCCGACCCCCGCCTTCGCCCGCAGCGAAGCCGACGGACTGCTCCGCGAAGCCGTCATCGCCGAACTCCGCACCCACCCCTGGCTGCCCGTCTGCGCCCCCGCCTCCGCACCCCCGGGCGTCGGCGAATCCGCCCAAGGGGCCGCCAACCTCGCGGCATCCGCAACCACCGTCGGTCCCGGCCACTCCGAAACGCCCGACCTAGCTGACCTTTTCGCGTCCGACGAACCTGCCATGCGCCCTGCGCCGTCGAACGCTCCCGACCTGTTCGCATCCGCCGTGCCCGCAGAGGGCCCCAGGGCGGCAGTCTTCGACAGCTCCGCCCCGTGCAGCCCGCCCACCCGCGCGAGCGCTTTCCCGGATCTCACACCCGAACTGGCCGAACTCCTCACCGAGATCACCGGCCCCCTGGTGATCCCGGAACTCTCCGGCCGCCCCTACCAGGACAAACTGTCGGTCCTCGATGTCCACCGCCTCGGCCCCGCCGCCCTGGCCGAGCTCTCCAGCGGCCTGGACCGCGAACCGCGGTGGTGGCGGCGGTTCTACGCCGCGCTGGAACCCTTCGTCGTCGACACCCGAACCGCCGAGGAGTTCGGCGCGCTCGCCGTGCCGCTCGCGGACGGGCGGCTGGTGACCGGACCGCGCACCGTCGTCCTCGACGATCAGCTCACCGTCGCCGTCCCGGTGCACTGGGCCCGCCTGGCCCACCCGGACGCCACGCACCCCCTGCTGGCCCGCCTGGGCGCCCGCAGCGCCTCCGCCGAGGATCTGCTCACCGATCCCGGTCTGCGCGATCTGCTCGAGCAGGACCCGGCCGACCCGGACACCGTCACCGCGGTCCTGCACCTGGCCCGGTTCGCCTCCTCGGCGGCCCTCCCGCCCTGGCTCGGCCTGCTGGAGCTGTCCGACGACACGGGCGAACCGCGCCCCGCCGACGAACTGCTCCTGCCCGGTGCCCCCCTCGCCGACGTCCTGGTGGCCGACTCGCCCTTCGGCATCGTCGCCGAGACCACCGTCGCCGAGTACGGCGAGCAGGCCCTGCGCGCGATCGGTGTCGGCTGGGATCTCGCGGTGCTCACCGACCCCGACCCGATCGGCCCTGACCACGACCTCGACGACGAACAGTCCTGGTGGGACAGCCTTGCCACGGACCCCCGCGAACTCGTGGCCGTGCGGGACCTGGACCTGGTCGATGACCACCGCTGGCCGCAGGCCCTGCGCCACCTGCTCGCCACCGGTCGCACCCGTGCCCTGCTGGCCGACCGCGACGGCTACACCGCCTGGTGGCTGCACCACCACGCCCACCTCGACGGCATCCCGCTGGGCCGGCTCCGCCACCCCGACGACGCCGAATTCGCCGGCCTGCTCCCGGTGTTCGACGCCGACGGCATCCACGGCACCGACCTCGACGCCCTGCGCCCCCTGCTGGTCCACCCGGACGTGATGTCGGCGGAGTTGGCCGAAGAACTCCTCGACGCCCTCGCCGACCCCGCGAAAACCCCTGCCCCCGAGGTCATCGCCCGCACACACACCCGCCTGGCCGAGGCCGTCGCGTCCGGCGCGCTCGACCCGCGCGAACTCGACCTCCCCGAGCAGGTCCGCGCCCTCTCCGGCGCCGTCGTCGACGCGGGCACCGCGATGGTCCTCGATGAGCCCTGCTTCGGCCTCGTCGTCCCACCCGGACGCCTCGTGGTCGGCGACAGCGCGCACGCCGAGGCACTGGCGACCCTGCTGGACCTGCCGCTGGCCTCGGAGCAGATCAGCGCCGAGGTGCTCGGCGCCGGCCGACACAGCACCTGGGCCGCGGAGCCGCTGGGTGTGGTGCTGCGACAGCTGTGGTCACCACCGGACACGACCGGCGCGCTGGTCCTGCACGACTCGCTGGAAGTGCACCTGCGCGGCGCGATCTCGGGGACCGTGCGGGTGCCGTGGTGGCGCGCCGACGGCGTCGTGCACGTCCAGGTACCGCGGGTCGGTTAG
- a CDS encoding TetR/AcrR family transcriptional regulator, whose product MSSRLSVEERRAHLIEAAIGLAEKKGVAGVTTRDVAQAAGVSLGVVHYCFENKDALMTELVKALSMELRDSVDADESVWEDAGTGKEALHKLVRRCLELMWRNIEATPERQLLTYETTTYALREGEATPAKIAIAREQYTFNDNTVAEVIDHCREATGTQWNTPVSALSRFILSVIDGIVLRWLVDDDSESVQTQLDLLAEMVVAHAS is encoded by the coding sequence GTGTCCTCCCGATTGAGCGTCGAAGAACGACGAGCCCACCTGATCGAGGCAGCGATCGGTCTCGCCGAGAAAAAGGGCGTAGCGGGCGTGACCACCCGTGATGTCGCCCAAGCGGCCGGTGTCTCGCTCGGTGTGGTGCATTACTGTTTCGAAAACAAGGACGCGCTGATGACCGAGCTGGTCAAAGCACTGTCCATGGAATTGCGCGATTCCGTCGATGCCGATGAATCGGTATGGGAAGACGCCGGAACAGGAAAAGAAGCGCTTCACAAATTGGTGCGCCGCTGCCTCGAACTGATGTGGCGCAACATCGAAGCGACCCCCGAGCGACAGCTGCTCACCTACGAGACCACCACCTACGCGCTGCGTGAGGGCGAGGCCACCCCGGCCAAGATCGCCATCGCCCGCGAGCAGTACACGTTCAACGACAACACCGTCGCCGAGGTGATCGACCACTGCCGCGAGGCCACCGGCACCCAGTGGAACACGCCGGTGTCGGCGCTGAGCCGGTTCATCCTCAGCGTCATCGACGGGATCGTGCTGCGCTGGCTGGTCGACGACGACAGCGAATCGGTGCAGACCCAACTCGATCTGCTCGCCGAGATGGTCGTCGCGCACGCGAGCTAA
- a CDS encoding neutral/alkaline ceramidase — translation MPLTRRTVLAASALGVSAVPVLSTLAGARMPGAQASPEPTGFEFGLGIADLTGPAAECGMMGYSQLEQTTAGIHLRPRARAFVIGSGGNRVAFVAVENGAVFGSVHDGVLRALARRFGDRYTERNVVLTSTHTHSSCGGSAHDYAYTLATLGFQQQVYDAEVAGIVEAIVAADADYAPGALALGRSELRDASVNRSRVAFDRNPAADRAVFPDAVDPAVTTIVFARAGRQVGALTWFATHNTSMTNANRLISSDNKGYASYAAEHLEHGVRHLDGKPGFLAAFAQTNAGDMSPNLHLAPGDGPTTDEFANTRIIGERQYRASKAAVAQSVPMSGAVASLLCYIDLADLRIDGRFTPDGAPKRTAPAAAGVSLAAGSVEDGPGLPGGPISEGVRNPLVDLLGGIDHPRPAWLADAQAPKAIFAPLGLLPPVPWVPNVVPIQLVGLGGLYLATAGAEFTIVAGLRVRRAVAATLGVDLDQVLLQGYTNNYHQYVTTPEEYDAQQYEGASTLFGRYTLCGYVQEFTRLAEAFVAGAAVARGPAPRDVSALQPNLVAAPGPDATPQGHEFGAVLVQPPARSARGDQVAVEFVSAHPKHNPRRGDTFLDVQRRTGNGWERVANEGEWDVRFHWRKDGDAVSIARFTWDIPAAAQPGTHRFVHYADALGADGTLHPVTGTSAEFEITA, via the coding sequence ATGCCCCTGACCCGACGTACCGTGCTCGCCGCCTCGGCGCTGGGTGTGAGCGCCGTGCCTGTCCTCTCGACGCTGGCGGGGGCTCGAATGCCCGGCGCGCAGGCGAGCCCGGAACCCACCGGATTCGAATTCGGGCTCGGTATCGCCGATCTCACCGGCCCGGCCGCGGAATGCGGCATGATGGGCTACTCCCAACTCGAACAGACCACGGCGGGAATTCATCTCCGCCCGCGCGCCCGCGCGTTCGTGATCGGATCGGGCGGAAATCGCGTCGCTTTCGTCGCGGTCGAGAACGGTGCGGTGTTCGGCTCGGTGCACGACGGGGTACTGCGCGCGCTCGCGCGGCGTTTCGGTGACCGCTACACCGAGCGAAATGTCGTGCTCACCTCCACCCACACCCATTCCAGTTGCGGCGGTTCCGCGCACGACTACGCCTACACGTTGGCGACGCTGGGATTTCAACAGCAGGTCTACGACGCCGAGGTGGCGGGCATTGTCGAGGCTATCGTCGCGGCCGACGCCGACTACGCGCCGGGCGCCCTCGCACTGGGCCGCTCGGAATTGCGTGATGCCAGTGTGAACCGCTCCCGCGTGGCCTTCGACCGCAATCCGGCGGCCGACCGGGCGGTGTTCCCCGATGCGGTCGACCCGGCGGTGACCACGATCGTCTTCGCCAGAGCGGGGCGACAGGTGGGCGCGCTCACCTGGTTCGCCACCCACAACACCTCGATGACCAACGCCAACCGCCTGATCAGCTCCGACAACAAGGGCTACGCCAGCTACGCGGCCGAGCATCTCGAGCACGGCGTCCGCCACCTCGACGGCAAGCCCGGTTTCCTCGCCGCCTTCGCGCAGACCAACGCCGGTGACATGTCGCCCAACCTCCACCTCGCCCCAGGCGACGGACCGACCACCGACGAGTTCGCCAACACCAGGATCATCGGCGAACGTCAGTACAGGGCCTCGAAAGCGGCCGTCGCACAATCTGTTCCGATGTCCGGTGCGGTCGCCTCACTGCTGTGCTACATCGACCTCGCCGACCTGAGGATCGACGGCCGCTTCACCCCCGACGGCGCGCCCAAGCGCACCGCGCCCGCCGCCGCCGGTGTCTCGCTGGCCGCGGGCAGCGTCGAGGACGGCCCCGGTCTGCCCGGCGGCCCGATCTCGGAGGGCGTGCGCAATCCGCTGGTCGATCTCCTCGGCGGGATCGACCATCCGCGCCCGGCCTGGCTGGCCGACGCCCAGGCGCCCAAGGCGATCTTCGCCCCCCTCGGCCTGCTCCCGCCGGTGCCGTGGGTGCCGAATGTGGTGCCGATCCAGTTGGTCGGTCTCGGTGGGCTGTATCTGGCCACCGCGGGCGCGGAATTCACCATCGTGGCCGGGCTGCGGGTGCGCCGCGCGGTGGCCGCGACGCTCGGCGTCGACCTCGACCAGGTGTTGCTGCAGGGCTATACGAACAACTACCACCAGTACGTCACCACGCCGGAGGAGTACGACGCGCAGCAGTACGAGGGCGCCTCGACCCTGTTCGGCCGCTACACGCTGTGCGGGTACGTCCAGGAGTTCACCCGGCTGGCCGAGGCGTTCGTGGCAGGCGCCGCCGTGGCCCGCGGTCCGGCGCCCCGCGATGTCTCCGCACTGCAACCGAACCTCGTCGCCGCGCCGGGCCCGGACGCGACGCCGCAGGGGCACGAATTCGGCGCGGTCCTCGTCCAGCCCCCCGCGCGCAGTGCGCGGGGGGACCAGGTGGCGGTCGAATTCGTCTCCGCGCACCCGAAGCACAATCCGCGCCGGGGCGACACCTTCCTCGACGTGCAGCGCCGCACCGGCAACGGGTGGGAGCGGGTGGCCAACGAGGGGGAGTGGGACGTGCGATTCCACTGGCGCAAGGACGGCGACGCGGTCTCGATCGCCCGCTTCACCTGGGACATCCCCGCTGCCGCCCAGCCGGGCACGCACCGCTTCGTGCACTACGCCGACGCACTCGGCGCCGATGGGACGCTCCACCCGGTCACCGGCACCAGCGCGGAGTTCGAGATCACCGCCTAA
- a CDS encoding DUF2530 domain-containing protein: MDAGPVSPEIPQLPRFLVDPRPVVLAGFAAWALATVLVWLVPNWADARPVCVMGLVVGVLGVSIYLAQRRSARRGDKGAQVGIDTD; this comes from the coding sequence ATGGACGCCGGACCCGTCAGCCCCGAGATTCCTCAGCTGCCCCGATTCCTGGTCGATCCGCGTCCGGTCGTGCTGGCCGGCTTCGCCGCCTGGGCCCTGGCCACCGTGCTGGTGTGGCTCGTCCCGAACTGGGCCGACGCGCGTCCGGTCTGTGTGATGGGGTTGGTCGTCGGCGTGCTCGGGGTGTCGATCTACCTGGCCCAGCGGCGCTCGGCCCGCCGCGGTGACAAGGGCGCCCAGGTGGGCATCGACACCGATTAG
- a CDS encoding MarR family winged helix-turn-helix transcriptional regulator gives MTTPSDVRALAGELSLAVVRLTRHLRGRRADAQISLTQLSALATLARDGAMTPGALAGKERVQPPSMTRVIASLSDLDLVQRRPHPTDGRQIIVSLSPAGRALIADETHAREAWMTEQLAGLEPDQLAVLDQAVAIMNQIVAESE, from the coding sequence GTGACAACGCCATCGGACGTCCGTGCCCTGGCCGGTGAGCTCTCACTGGCTGTCGTGCGGCTCACGCGACACCTGCGCGGCCGCCGTGCCGACGCGCAGATCTCGCTCACCCAGCTGTCCGCCCTCGCGACGCTGGCCCGCGACGGCGCCATGACTCCGGGCGCGCTGGCAGGCAAGGAGCGGGTGCAGCCGCCGTCGATGACGCGCGTCATCGCCTCGCTGTCGGACCTCGACCTGGTACAACGCCGACCGCACCCGACCGATGGCAGGCAGATCATCGTCTCCCTCTCGCCCGCCGGTCGCGCGCTGATCGCCGACGAGACCCACGCCCGCGAGGCGTGGATGACCGAGCAGCTGGCGGGGTTGGAGCCCGACCAGCTCGCCGTACTCGACCAGGCCGTCGCGATCATGAACCAGATCGTCGCCGAATCGGAGTGA